A region from the Palaemon carinicauda isolate YSFRI2023 chromosome 16, ASM3689809v2, whole genome shotgun sequence genome encodes:
- the LOC137655649 gene encoding uncharacterized protein, giving the protein MDLLLKMKDMAPKPAPKRIWDDNATCEPDKRIRARMSSRDKSVPASDQAQRDWRPPAQVLPVVEEDDFEQANTLRPLGKIDTDAALYVLPEENNGETKYHRFLKLPSRIPGVDIHSRLSASIFNLLMVDVSGSMNQYWDSVIDGWNNHVAPKLLGDTVIYTFSSSVIFRKAGTTLEKRYFDGGGTDLTGALQTIINEVYQCNRKSVNVFIITDGNHNSTGVQPSSVIDIMEFPLGKICNIFILGVGSDFPVEYSVDIRSRLHSGSPNLPALFWAKDAVEVVDELKDVTEKMYNGFCFIVELSLSGSLLPGGSESNVFHMNEYVYMPYELEQLQQLEITFDKHVGNLVLEPQEATIEVLKEIFHQWNSIIIQRHRKREAIPENLMILKERLFRSQIRMKGQRKASIKQRMQNKELKAYEVQFRQELRQLNAILVTEKFENPLELAQNILSTTVTRSKYKTRTLQLRGHTDEDYEMDRVTFLEVLSKNKLQLNQIVVTPDDCCRVTMSSTITDLQDPDFPNMLLEYDKFIFLKTFTVTGIPVFAPTRDSVSLNPWSYSVKKILKSPYTIMSQSALESFGDLNEPEGEHKVVKLKHDDENSSYNAVVPVFPPTDAKIMKPFVKTRLYTMCVTFAITKNPHIISFDIHVAALAVTWARSLYESPTEPRPEHVQLRMRSIEATAALYMEEKRYRNYCTMLVDNTPQALMTESTIQVENKPLNCESLVKPVFLLHMMKNVIQTRSSIDLMNMMKLILAEYIGRCLSSYKVGDNSSKPYSDFFAESFADESSRKKWVRSYIKGKTSELDDNERVLLEHYYTLEKVSKAAKKMADIKVNELQKNLLCKIPVKINIEKVERLRNVSSAGDISWFTLRVFAHHIGLSEEEVNCLFSEQSVFIYTSHALRHRSSRDRMSYPLDNFDASYEFVSKKVSEESSGNVIETLRSELISLMEKSWLKAYFDAHSETVRPMTRQQIISEAQNRGIAVSEENFDQVYRRFRPTTGLLSNACQTRACPYFLQPNKSYNQHASVERKKGGVFVHALHKAAYSHQGDALNGIVSVIRSGILTKEQTPVPEYAVQKLASEIEILKVSYQEMAMGKR; this is encoded by the exons ATGGACCTCTTGCTGAAAATGAAGGACATGGCTCCCAAGCCAGCCCCAAAACGAATTTGGGACGACAATGCCACTTGTGAGCCTGACAAGAGGATAAGGGCTAGGATGTCCTCGCGGGATAAATCCGTCCCTGCCAGTGACCAAGCTCAGAGGGACTGGAGGCCACCGGCTCAAGTGCTACCTGTGGTCGAGGAGGACGACTTTGAACAAGCTAATACTCTGAGACCCCTGGGGAAGATAGATACAGACGCTGCTCTGTACGTTCTACCGGAAGAG AATAATGGTGAAACCAAGTATCACCGCTTCTTGAAGCTGCCATCAAGAATTCCAGGAGTCGACATACATTCCAGATTGTCAGCCAGTATTTTCAATCTGTTGATGGTTGATGTATCGGGCTCCATGAATCAGTACTGGGACAGTGTTATAGATGGTTGGAACAACCACGTTGCTCCAAAACTCTTAGGTGACACTGTCATCTACACTTTCAGTTCCAGCGTGATTTTTAGAAAAGCTGGAACAACTCTGGAGAAGAGATATTTTGACGGAGGGGGCACAGACCTAACTGGGGCTTTACAAACcataataaatgaagtatatcaGTGTAACCGAAAGTCTGTTAATGTTTTTATCATCACAGATGGAAATCACAATTCAACAGGAGTTCAACCTTCAAGTGTTATTGATATCATGGAGTTTCCCCTAGGAAAGATATGCAATATTTTCATCCTTGGTGTTGGCTCTGATTTCCCTGTTGAGTATAGCGTAGATATACGTTCGCGTCTTCACAGCGGTAGTCCTAACCTACCAGCGCTATTTTGGGCCAAAGATGCAGTAGAAGTTGTCGACGAGTTGAAGGACGTCACTGAAAAAATGTATAATGGATTCTGCTTCATAGTGGAGCTAAGCCTGAGCGGGTCTTTATTGCCAGGGGGATCCGAGAGCAACGTCTTCCACATGAACGAGTACGTGTACATGCCTTACGAACTAGAGCAACTTCAGCAACTTGAAATAACATTCGATAAACACGTTGGCAACTTGGTTTTGGAGCCACAAGAAGCCACAATTGAAGTCCTTAAAGAAATTTTCCATCAATGGAACTCTATCATCATTCAGCGACACAGAAAGAGGGAGGCCATTCCAGAGAATTTGATGATTCTTAAGGAGAGATTATTCAGGTCTCAAATAAGAATGAAGGGACAGAGAAAAGCATCCATCAAACAAAGAATGCAGAATAAGGAATTGAAAGCTTATGAAGTGCAGTTCAGACAAGAATTAAGGCAATTGAATGCTATTCTGGTAACGGAAAAGTTTGAAAATCCTTTGGAATTAGCACAGAATATATTGAGCACAACCGTCACCAGATCCAAGTACAAGACCAGGACTTTACAGCTAAGAGGACACACCGATGAAGATTATGAAATGGATAGAGTAACTTTCCTCGAGGTTCTCAGTAAGAACAAATTGCAGCTAAATCAAATTGTTGTGACTCCCGATGATTGCTGTCGCGTTACCATGTCGTCTACAATAACAGACCTTCAGGATCCAGATTTTCCAAATATGTTGCTGGAATATGACAAGTTTATTTTTCTGAAAACCTTCACTGTTACAGGGATTCCTGTATTTGCACCGACAAGGGACTCTGTATCGTTAAATCCATGGTCGTACAGCGTCAAGAAAATATTGAAATCTCCATATACCATCATGAGTCAGTCGGCTTTAGAGTCCTTCGGTGATCTGAATGAGCCAGAGGGAGAACATAAGGTTGTAAAACTGAAACATGACGATGAGAATTCGTCCTACAATGCTGTTGTTCCAGTCTTCCCTCCAACAGATGCAAAAATCATGAAACCATTTGTTAAAACAAGACTGTATACAATGTGTGTAACATTTGCTATTACTAAGAATCCACATATTATCAGTTTCGATATCCATGTTGCTGCATTGGCTGTAACCTGGGCGAGGTCCTTGTATGAGAGTCCTACTGAACCTAGGCCTGAGCATGTACAACTTCGCATGAGAAGTATCGAAGCTACTGCTGCCTTGTATATGGAGGAAAAGAGATATAGAAATTATTGTACCATGCTCGTAGATAATACTCCTCAGGCACTGATGACAGAAAGTACCATACAGGTAGAAAATAAGCCGTTGAACTGTGAATCCCTCGTCAAACCAGTATTTTTATTGCACATGATGAAGAATGTTATCCAAACAAGATCTTCCATTGACCTGATGAATATGATGAAGTTGATTCTTGCGGAATATATTGGACGTTGTCTTTCGTCGTATAAAGTGGGGGACAATTCAAGTAAACCCTACAGTGATTTCTTTGCAGAATCGTTTGCTGATGAAAGTAGTAGAAAAAAATGGGTCAGGAGTTACATCAAAGGTAAGACATCAGAATTAGATGACAATGAAAGAGTCCTATTAGAACATTATTATACACTAGAAAAGGTTTCCAAAGCTGCTAAGAAAATGGCAGATATCAAGGTGAATGAATTGCAAAAAAATTTGTTGTGTAAAATACcagtaaaaataaatatagaaaaggtagaaagaTTGAGAAATGTGTCTTCAGCTGGTGATATATCTTGGTTTACTTTAAGAGTATTTGCTCATCATATTGGACTCAGTGAAGAGGAAGTAAACTGCTTGTTTAGTGAGCAAAGTGTGTTCATATACACGAGCCATGCACTACGTCATAGATCATCGCGTGATCGTATGTCTTATCCACTGGATAACTTTGACGCAAGTTACGAATTTGTATCGAAAAAGGTCTCGGAAGAAAGTAGTGGTAATGTCATTGAAACTCTTCGGTCAGAATTGATTTCTCTAATGGAGAAATCTTGGCTGAAGGCCTATTTTGATGCCCACAGTGAAACCGTAAGACCGATGACCCGCCAACAGATTATCAGTGAGGCGCAGAACAGAGGCATAGCTGTGTCAGAGGAAAATTTCGACCAAGTCTACAGACGATTCCGGCCAACAACAGGGCTGCTTTCAAACGCTTGCCAGACGAGAGCCTGCCCATATTTCTTGCAGCCCAACAAGTCTTATAACCAACATGCTTCTGTGGAGCGTAAGAAAGGTGGGGTGTTTGTACATGCATTGCACAAAGCAGCCTACAGCCATCAAGGTGATGCTCTTAACGGGATTGTTAGTGTCATCAGATCAGGTATACTAACGAAGGAACAGACACCCGTGCCTGAATATGCCGTACAGAAGTTGGCTTCAGAGATAGAAATTCTGAAAGTAAGTTACCAAGAAATGGCCATGGGAAAAAGATAG